Proteins encoded by one window of Phytohabitans houttuyneae:
- a CDS encoding DUF1269 domain-containing protein, which yields MSDLIAVGYPDPQAAKAALAKLGELQKQMLIQLDDAVVVERKADGKIKLHQTSGTVGTAAAGGALWGGLIGLLFLAPLLGMAIGAGTGALAGKAVDTGVDDGFMRRLGEQLPQGGAALVLLVRTVTTDKVLEQMRGQYGGELLQTSLSAEAEAQLKAAIEASRPATSVA from the coding sequence ATGAGTGACCTCATCGCCGTTGGCTACCCCGACCCGCAGGCGGCCAAGGCCGCGCTGGCCAAGCTCGGCGAACTACAGAAACAGATGCTCATCCAGCTCGACGACGCCGTCGTGGTCGAACGCAAGGCCGACGGCAAGATCAAGCTGCACCAGACCAGCGGCACGGTCGGCACGGCCGCGGCCGGCGGCGCGCTGTGGGGCGGCCTGATCGGCCTGCTCTTCCTCGCCCCGCTCCTCGGCATGGCGATCGGCGCCGGCACCGGCGCGCTGGCCGGCAAGGCCGTGGACACCGGCGTGGACGACGGCTTCATGCGGCGCCTGGGCGAGCAGCTCCCCCAGGGCGGCGCCGCGCTGGTGCTGCTGGTCCGCACCGTCACCACCGACAAGGTGCTGGAGCAGATGCGCGGGCAGTACGGCGGCGAACTGCTGCAGACCTCCCTCAGCGCGGAAGCGGAAGCCCAGCTCAAGGCGGCGATCGAGGCTTCCCGCCCGGCCACCTCGGTGGCATAG
- a CDS encoding SAM-dependent methyltransferase — protein sequence MDRPAWAPPEVDLERPSTARIYDYMLGGLHNFAIDRQMAEQVLAVGPQIRLAAHANRGFLRRAVEYLAGAGIRQFLDLGSGIPTVGNVHEAAHHVAPDAKVVYVDADPVAVAHSVAIVEGDERVTVVQADIRDPDAILKDPRVTAALDFTQPVAVLIVAVLHFVPDADNPAGIVARLRDAIVPGSYIGISQVATIPNVTPEQQEVANRYTQANAVALRDREQIATFFDGLELVEPGLVDPAKWRADDDVTEMVPSFAGVGRKP from the coding sequence ATGGACCGGCCGGCTTGGGCGCCACCCGAGGTCGACCTGGAGCGTCCGAGCACCGCTCGGATCTACGACTACATGCTCGGTGGCCTGCACAACTTCGCGATCGACCGGCAGATGGCCGAGCAGGTGCTCGCGGTCGGCCCCCAGATCCGCCTGGCCGCGCACGCCAACCGCGGCTTCCTGCGCCGCGCGGTGGAGTACCTGGCGGGTGCGGGCATCCGGCAGTTCCTCGACCTGGGCTCCGGCATCCCCACGGTCGGTAACGTCCACGAGGCGGCACACCACGTCGCGCCGGACGCGAAGGTGGTCTACGTCGACGCCGACCCGGTGGCGGTGGCACACAGCGTGGCGATCGTCGAGGGGGACGAGCGCGTCACGGTGGTGCAGGCCGACATCCGCGACCCCGACGCCATCCTCAAAGACCCGCGCGTCACCGCCGCGCTCGACTTCACCCAGCCGGTCGCCGTGCTGATCGTGGCCGTCCTGCACTTCGTGCCGGACGCCGACAACCCGGCCGGCATCGTGGCCCGCCTGCGCGACGCGATCGTGCCGGGCAGCTACATCGGGATCTCGCAGGTGGCCACCATCCCGAATGTGACGCCCGAGCAGCAGGAGGTCGCCAACCGGTACACGCAGGCCAATGCGGTGGCACTGCGCGACCGCGAGCAGATCGCGACCTTTTTCGATGGGCTGGAGCTCGTGGAGCCGGGCCTTGTTGACCCGGCGAAGTGGCGCGCCGACGATGACGTCACGGAGATGGTGCCTTCGTTTGCGGGTGTGGGCCGCAAGCCCTGA
- a CDS encoding ANTAR domain-containing response regulator, which yields MADTQAGAERRRVLIAEDEALIRLDLAEMLVEEGYDVVGEAGDGETAVRLALDLKPDLVILDIKMPIMDGLAAAERIAGERVAPVVILTAFSQRDLVERARAAGAMAYLVKPFQKSDLVPAIEIALSRYQEIAALESEVAGLTDRLETRKAVERAKGTLMTTYGMTEPQAFKWIQRTAMDHRMTMREVAERILTETPSEGSEQPKQ from the coding sequence GTGGCCGACACGCAGGCGGGTGCCGAGCGCAGGCGGGTGCTGATCGCCGAGGACGAGGCGCTGATCCGCCTGGATCTGGCCGAGATGCTGGTCGAAGAGGGCTACGACGTGGTCGGCGAGGCCGGCGACGGCGAGACGGCCGTGCGCCTGGCCCTCGATCTCAAGCCCGACCTCGTCATCCTCGACATCAAAATGCCGATCATGGATGGACTGGCCGCCGCCGAGCGGATCGCGGGGGAGCGGGTGGCGCCGGTCGTCATCCTCACCGCGTTCAGCCAGCGCGACCTTGTGGAGCGGGCCCGTGCAGCCGGCGCGATGGCCTACCTGGTGAAGCCGTTCCAGAAGAGCGACCTTGTGCCGGCGATCGAGATCGCCCTCTCCCGGTACCAGGAGATCGCCGCCCTTGAGTCCGAGGTGGCCGGGCTGACCGACCGCCTGGAGACCCGAAAGGCCGTGGAGCGGGCCAAGGGGACACTCATGACCACATACGGGATGACGGAGCCACAGGCTTTCAAGTGGATTCAGCGCACCGCGATGGACCACCGGATGACCATGCGTGAGGTGGCTGAGCGGATTTTGACCGAGACCCCGAGCGAGGGCTCTGAGCAGCCAAAACAGTAA
- a CDS encoding branched-chain amino acid ABC transporter permease — MRARWDNMPRQVRWVAIIALLVFLYLLPNRWFYINLWYFRTMESDMATVLFETSFFVLLAVGLNVVVGFAGLLDLGYFGFFAVGAYTVALLTSPESRFDIGWPWLAAVPVAIAVTMLSGVILGGPTLRLRGDYLAIVTLGFAEMIRLYAARNEGIANGQRGIPEIPHPVPGVKGSDGQSLFGVVDARPYYWLTLTIIIFVILGVRNLARSRVGRAWVAIREDEDAAQIMGVPTFKYKLWAFAIGAAVGGLSGALFAGKQSFINSDSFQLTNSILVLAAVILGGAGNIYGAVVGAFITWYLPEWVRGIGGVIGLEINVAEYRILIFGAVLIIMMIFRPQGILPSRRRAAEFADRRQEAAPTEAST, encoded by the coding sequence ATGCGTGCGCGCTGGGACAACATGCCGCGCCAGGTGCGCTGGGTCGCGATCATCGCGTTGCTCGTCTTCCTGTACCTGCTGCCCAACCGCTGGTTCTACATCAACCTCTGGTACTTCCGCACGATGGAATCGGACATGGCCACGGTCCTGTTCGAGACCTCGTTCTTCGTCCTGCTGGCGGTCGGACTCAACGTCGTGGTCGGCTTCGCCGGCCTGCTCGACCTTGGATACTTCGGCTTCTTCGCGGTCGGCGCGTACACGGTGGCCCTCCTCACCTCACCGGAGAGCCGCTTCGACATCGGGTGGCCCTGGCTGGCGGCGGTGCCGGTGGCGATCGCGGTCACGATGCTCTCCGGCGTCATACTCGGCGGTCCGACACTTCGATTGCGCGGCGACTATCTGGCGATCGTGACGCTCGGCTTCGCCGAGATGATCCGCCTGTACGCGGCGCGCAACGAAGGCATCGCGAACGGGCAGCGCGGCATCCCGGAGATCCCGCACCCGGTGCCGGGCGTGAAGGGCAGCGACGGGCAGTCGCTGTTCGGGGTGGTCGACGCGCGGCCGTACTACTGGCTGACGCTCACGATCATCATCTTCGTGATCCTCGGCGTGCGAAACCTCGCCCGCAGCCGGGTCGGGCGGGCCTGGGTGGCGATCCGCGAGGACGAGGACGCGGCGCAGATCATGGGCGTGCCCACGTTCAAGTACAAGCTGTGGGCGTTCGCGATCGGCGCGGCGGTGGGCGGCCTCTCCGGTGCGCTCTTCGCCGGGAAGCAGAGCTTCATCAACTCCGACAGCTTCCAGCTGACCAACTCGATCCTGGTGCTGGCCGCCGTCATCCTGGGTGGCGCGGGCAACATCTACGGCGCGGTGGTCGGCGCGTTCATCACCTGGTACCTGCCGGAGTGGGTGCGCGGCATCGGCGGTGTGATCGGCCTTGAGATCAACGTCGCGGAGTACCGAATCCTGATCTTCGGGGCCGTGCTGATCATCATGATGATCTTCCGGCCGCAAGGCATCCTGCCGAGCAGACGGCGGGCGGCGGAGTTCGCCGACCGGCGTCAGGAGGCGGCACCGACGGAGGCGAGCACATGA
- a CDS encoding metallopeptidase TldD-related protein: MVETALAAAGARGTEVVAILDEVSSAHVRWARNAFTTNGIADDRRLTVVALGAGRPPGVATVSGALTGEAVTAIVAAADAARGRGDEPEPPPPVTTDEGDGWARPPAAPAAGGLPTFAARLAASFRSAAAASHSLHGYAEQRTRTTYVASSAGLRRRHEESSALLDHTVRSTDGTASTWTGTTARELSQLDLDAAYDGARRRLGWWRRRVALPTGEYEVLLTPSCVADLMLRLYKAADARATLDGRTVFAADGGGTRAGERLAPAPLTLHSDPRKPGLECAPFTVARGTGAASVYDNGLPLTRTGWIDRGVLSTLVGGRQVAAGGVPAAPEIGNLVLSAEGGGVGTLDELVARTARGLLVTSLWYLREVDPRSLLLTGLTRDGVYLVEDGEVRAATNPFRFNASPLDVLARVREAGRTEPTLPREHDESTPRTAMPPLRVAGFAMSAVSDAV, encoded by the coding sequence GTGGTCGAGACCGCCCTGGCCGCCGCCGGGGCCCGGGGCACCGAGGTCGTGGCGATCCTCGACGAGGTCTCCTCCGCGCACGTCCGGTGGGCGCGGAACGCGTTCACCACCAACGGCATCGCGGACGACCGCCGGCTGACCGTGGTGGCTCTCGGCGCGGGCCGGCCGCCCGGCGTGGCCACCGTCTCCGGCGCCCTGACCGGCGAGGCGGTCACCGCGATCGTCGCCGCCGCGGACGCCGCGCGCGGCCGTGGGGACGAGCCGGAACCCCCGCCGCCGGTCACCACGGACGAGGGTGACGGCTGGGCCCGGCCACCGGCCGCACCGGCCGCGGGCGGGCTGCCCACGTTCGCCGCACGGCTCGCGGCCTCCTTCAGGTCCGCGGCGGCCGCCAGCCATTCCCTCCATGGGTACGCCGAGCAGCGCACCCGCACCACGTACGTGGCCTCGTCGGCGGGGCTGCGCCGCCGGCACGAGGAGTCCAGCGCGCTGCTGGACCACACCGTCCGGTCCACGGACGGGACGGCGTCGACCTGGACGGGCACCACCGCCCGCGAACTGTCCCAGCTGGACCTCGACGCGGCGTACGACGGGGCGCGCCGCCGGCTCGGCTGGTGGCGCCGGCGGGTGGCGCTGCCCACCGGCGAGTACGAGGTGCTGCTGACGCCCTCCTGCGTCGCCGACCTGATGCTCCGCCTCTACAAGGCCGCCGACGCGCGGGCGACCCTGGACGGGCGGACCGTGTTCGCGGCGGACGGCGGCGGCACCCGGGCCGGCGAGCGGCTGGCACCGGCGCCGCTCACGCTGCACAGCGACCCGCGCAAGCCGGGGCTCGAGTGCGCGCCGTTCACGGTCGCGCGGGGCACCGGCGCCGCCTCCGTGTACGACAACGGGCTGCCGCTGACCCGGACCGGCTGGATCGACCGCGGCGTCCTCTCCACCCTCGTGGGCGGCAGGCAGGTCGCCGCGGGCGGCGTGCCGGCGGCTCCGGAGATCGGCAACCTCGTGCTCTCCGCCGAGGGCGGCGGCGTGGGCACGCTGGACGAGCTCGTCGCCCGGACCGCGCGCGGCCTGCTGGTCACCTCGCTCTGGTACCTGCGCGAGGTCGACCCCCGCTCGCTGCTGCTGACCGGGCTCACCCGGGACGGCGTCTACCTTGTCGAGGACGGCGAGGTACGCGCCGCGACAAACCCGTTCCGCTTCAACGCGAGCCCGCTCGACGTGCTCGCCCGGGTGCGCGAGGCCGGCCGTACCGAACCGACGCTGCCCCGCGAGCACGACGAAAGCACGCCGCGCACCGCGATGCCACCGTTGCGGGTGGCCGGGTTCGCCATGTCGGCGGTCAGCGATGCCGTGTAG
- a CDS encoding ABC transporter ATP-binding protein codes for MLLEIENLTLLYGRIQALHGISLHVNEGEVVALIGANGAGKTTTMRAISGLRPVASGKILFAGQDVTKMRADLRVIRGIGQAPEGRGVFPGMSVQENLEMGAYTRRDRGGIAQDLAMVFDLFPRLRERQRQAGGTLSGGEQQMLAVGRAMMTRPKLLLLDEPSMGLAPMLIQQIFEIITRINEQGTTVLLVEQNAQQALSRAHRGYVLETGSIVKEGSGQELLHDPAVKEAYLGVA; via the coding sequence ATGCTGCTTGAGATCGAAAACCTGACCCTGCTGTACGGGCGGATCCAGGCCCTGCACGGGATCAGCCTGCACGTCAACGAGGGCGAGGTCGTCGCGCTCATCGGGGCCAACGGTGCCGGCAAGACCACCACCATGCGGGCCATCTCCGGCCTCCGCCCGGTGGCGAGCGGAAAGATCCTCTTCGCCGGCCAGGACGTCACGAAGATGCGGGCCGATCTGCGCGTGATCCGTGGCATCGGGCAGGCGCCCGAGGGCCGGGGAGTGTTCCCGGGCATGTCGGTGCAGGAAAACCTGGAGATGGGCGCGTACACCCGGCGCGACCGGGGAGGCATCGCGCAGGACCTGGCGATGGTGTTCGACCTGTTTCCGCGGCTCAGGGAGCGGCAGCGGCAGGCCGGCGGCACGCTTTCCGGCGGCGAGCAGCAGATGCTGGCCGTGGGGCGGGCGATGATGACCCGGCCCAAGCTGCTACTGCTCGACGAGCCTTCGATGGGTCTGGCGCCGATGCTGATCCAGCAGATCTTCGAGATCATTACCCGGATCAACGAGCAGGGCACCACGGTGCTGCTGGTGGAGCAGAACGCCCAGCAGGCGCTCTCTCGGGCCCACCGCGGCTACGTGCTGGAGACCGGGTCGATCGTGAAGGAGGGCAGCGGGCAGGAGCTCCTCCACGACCCGGCGGTCAAGGAGGCGTACCTGGGCGTCGCCTGA
- a CDS encoding ABC transporter ATP-binding protein: protein MSDTAPDTTTPAATPQREALLEVDHVTLRFGGVVALNDVDFTLYKGEILGLIGPNGAGKTTCFNAMTGVYTPTQGEIRFKGERVSGRARHRITRMGIARTFQNIRLFPEMTALENVMVGADAHHKASVISALFRLPRFWKEERSGRDRAHDLLRFVGIERPGELARNLSYGEQRRLEIARALATSPTLLCLDEPAAGFNPAEKDSLLKLIRKIRDTGVTVLLIEHDMRLVMGVTDRIVVLEFGKKIAEGLPAEVRDNPAVIAAYLGVPTDAA from the coding sequence ATGAGCGACACCGCTCCGGACACGACGACGCCGGCTGCCACACCACAGCGGGAGGCGCTGCTCGAGGTCGATCACGTCACGCTCCGCTTCGGTGGCGTGGTCGCCCTCAACGACGTCGACTTCACGCTTTACAAGGGCGAGATCCTCGGCCTGATCGGACCCAACGGCGCCGGCAAGACCACCTGCTTCAACGCGATGACGGGTGTGTACACGCCGACGCAGGGCGAGATCCGGTTCAAGGGCGAGCGGGTCAGCGGCCGTGCTCGGCACCGGATCACGCGGATGGGCATCGCCCGCACGTTCCAGAACATCCGGCTCTTCCCCGAGATGACCGCCCTCGAAAACGTCATGGTCGGTGCCGACGCGCACCACAAGGCCAGCGTGATCTCGGCGCTCTTCCGGCTGCCGCGGTTTTGGAAGGAGGAGCGCAGCGGGCGCGACAGGGCACACGACCTGCTCCGCTTCGTGGGCATCGAGCGGCCGGGCGAGCTGGCGCGCAACCTGTCGTACGGCGAGCAGCGGCGGCTGGAGATCGCCCGGGCACTGGCGACCAGCCCGACGCTGCTGTGCCTCGACGAGCCGGCCGCCGGCTTCAACCCGGCGGAAAAGGACTCGCTGCTCAAGCTCATCCGCAAGATCCGCGACACGGGCGTCACGGTGCTGCTGATCGAGCACGACATGCGGCTGGTCATGGGCGTCACCGACCGGATCGTGGTGCTGGAGTTCGGCAAGAAGATCGCCGAGGGCCTGCCCGCCGAGGTTCGGGACAACCCCGCCGTCATCGCCGCGTACCTGGGAGTGCCGACCGATGCTGCTTGA
- a CDS encoding TldD/PmbA family protein has product MRSTRCSGPPLHRLADAALSRARALGGGYASCRIQRVRSARLEVADGAVRGSEDTTRTGLGVRVFWGGGWGFAAVPELTPRAAAAAVDRAVTLAKACPGGDADLAAEPVYPEATWVSPYRTNPFDLPEADRVAVLAGWSARLLRAPHVRTVVAYLSTVQDNTFYADLAGTTALQQRVRVHPVLFAFGEDPRTGARAALRTLGPPTARGWEYLEGDGWDWDAELASVPEELAAKLRATPVEPGRYDLVMDPSHLWLTIHETVGHATEADRALGHEMSYAGGTFVRPEDVGSLRFGSPLMHVTADRTSAHGLATVGYDDEGVAARSWDLVRDGVLTGLQHDRRTAARTGAGRSTGCAYAESATHVPLPRMPNVSLRPATGGPGTGALIAGVEDGIYLVGSDAWSIDTRRHSFQFTAQRCYRIRHGRLAGQLAGVAYQGDTTGFWGALRGVGGPDTYGVFGADQCGKGQPLQLAATSHGCPATLFGGVRVVNTGTAAP; this is encoded by the coding sequence ATGCGATCGACGAGGTGTTCGGGCCCTCCCCTGCACCGGCTGGCCGACGCCGCGCTGTCCCGCGCCCGCGCGCTCGGCGGCGGGTACGCGAGCTGCCGCATCCAGCGCGTCCGCTCGGCCCGCCTGGAGGTCGCGGACGGCGCGGTGCGCGGCAGCGAGGACACCACCCGCACCGGGCTTGGCGTACGCGTCTTCTGGGGCGGCGGCTGGGGCTTCGCGGCGGTACCCGAGCTCACCCCGCGGGCCGCCGCGGCCGCGGTCGACCGGGCGGTCACGCTCGCCAAGGCCTGCCCCGGCGGCGACGCCGACCTGGCCGCCGAGCCGGTGTACCCCGAAGCGACCTGGGTCTCGCCGTACCGGACGAACCCCTTCGATCTGCCGGAGGCCGACCGCGTCGCGGTGCTCGCCGGCTGGAGCGCCCGGCTGCTGCGCGCCCCGCACGTGCGCACCGTCGTGGCGTACCTCTCGACCGTCCAGGACAACACCTTCTACGCCGACCTCGCCGGCACCACCGCGCTGCAGCAGCGGGTACGCGTGCACCCGGTGCTGTTCGCGTTCGGCGAGGACCCCCGCACCGGCGCACGGGCCGCGCTGCGCACGCTCGGCCCGCCCACCGCCCGCGGCTGGGAGTACCTGGAAGGCGACGGCTGGGACTGGGACGCCGAGCTCGCCTCGGTCCCCGAGGAGCTGGCCGCCAAGCTGCGCGCCACCCCTGTCGAGCCGGGCCGGTACGACCTGGTGATGGACCCCTCCCACCTGTGGCTGACGATCCACGAGACGGTCGGGCACGCGACCGAGGCGGACCGGGCGCTCGGGCACGAGATGTCGTACGCGGGCGGCACGTTCGTGCGGCCGGAGGACGTCGGCTCGCTCCGCTTCGGCTCCCCGCTCATGCACGTCACCGCGGACCGCACGTCGGCGCACGGGCTGGCCACCGTCGGGTACGACGACGAGGGTGTCGCGGCGCGATCCTGGGACCTGGTCCGGGACGGCGTCCTCACCGGGCTGCAGCACGACCGGCGCACCGCGGCGCGGACCGGCGCCGGCCGCTCCACCGGCTGCGCCTACGCGGAGTCCGCCACGCACGTGCCGCTGCCCCGCATGCCGAACGTCTCACTCCGCCCGGCCACCGGCGGCCCCGGCACCGGCGCGCTGATCGCCGGCGTCGAGGACGGCATCTACCTCGTCGGCTCCGACGCGTGGTCGATCGACACCCGGCGGCACAGCTTCCAGTTCACCGCCCAGCGCTGCTACCGGATCCGCCACGGCCGGCTGGCCGGCCAGCTCGCCGGCGTGGCGTACCAGGGCGACACCACCGGCTTCTGGGGCGCGCTGCGCGGCGTCGGCGGGCCGGACACGTACGGGGTCTTCGGCGCCGACCAGTGCGGCAAGGGACAGCCCCTCCAGCTCGCCGCGACCAGCCACGGCTGCCCGGCCACGCTCTTCGGCGGCGTGCGCGTGGTCAACACCGGGACGGCCGCGCCGTGA
- a CDS encoding winged helix-turn-helix transcriptional regulator, which translates to MSKTSTGTRRTYNQYCGLASALDVLGERWTLLIVRELLMGPRRYIDLLNDLPGLGTNLLAERLKSLVDRGVARQVHLPSGGARLAYELTEVGQELRPMVLGLAKWGMEFVGAYSPNEVVRPHWGFLAVEAMLDQERVPGFDEAYQFEVDDEIFHIDVRDGDARALKGPAESPAMIVRVDAATFIEIGAGQQTPLAAMVTGRLKMEGDIEAVLRCCELLGLEAGAMRPLSAAAGRE; encoded by the coding sequence GTGAGCAAAACCAGCACGGGTACGCGACGTACCTACAACCAGTACTGCGGGCTCGCGTCCGCCCTCGATGTTCTGGGCGAACGCTGGACCCTGCTGATCGTCCGGGAGCTCCTGATGGGCCCCAGGCGCTACATCGACCTGCTGAACGACCTCCCCGGTCTCGGGACCAACCTGCTCGCCGAGCGGCTCAAGTCCCTGGTCGACCGGGGGGTGGCCCGGCAGGTCCACCTGCCCAGCGGCGGTGCCCGCTTGGCGTACGAGCTGACCGAGGTGGGGCAGGAGCTCCGCCCGATGGTGCTCGGGCTGGCCAAGTGGGGCATGGAGTTCGTCGGGGCGTATTCGCCGAACGAGGTCGTCCGCCCGCACTGGGGCTTCCTCGCCGTCGAGGCGATGCTCGACCAGGAGCGGGTCCCCGGTTTCGACGAGGCGTACCAGTTCGAGGTGGACGACGAGATCTTCCACATCGACGTGCGCGACGGCGATGCCAGGGCGCTCAAGGGTCCGGCCGAGTCGCCCGCGATGATCGTCCGAGTCGACGCCGCCACATTCATCGAGATCGGCGCCGGGCAGCAGACGCCCCTCGCCGCGATGGTGACCGGCCGGCTGAAGATGGAGGGCGACATCGAGGCGGTGCTGCGCTGCTGCGAGCTGCTCGGGCTGGAGGCCGGCGCGATGCGGCCGCTGTCCGCGGCGGCGGGGCGGGAGTAG
- a CDS encoding branched-chain amino acid ABC transporter substrate-binding protein yields the protein MRQKLARAFGGIAIAALVFGGAACQAGEDDGGDSGSGSNAACGMKIGFFGALTGDAAGLGIHMRNGTKLAIDQYNKENADCTAELVEYDSQGDPAKAPALATQAVGDQKVIAVIGPAFSGESEVADPIFQSGNLPTITPSATRPSLSTKGWSVFHRGVGNDESQGPAAGRYIKNVLKAEKVYVVDDQSAYGAGLADEVKKVIGTPVGEDKVQVKQTNFSAVVTKIRNSGATALFFGGYYTEAGLLLKQLKGAGWQGTMIAGDGVNDANFITVAGQAVAEGTILTCPCAPATAAKGTFVTDYKAAFDNAEPGTYADVSFDITKIVLEGLKDGKATRADMLSWIKAYNKAGTATGVTYKFESNGELDPTQVIVWAFKVQAGKVVPDVEIPKA from the coding sequence TTGAGGCAGAAGCTCGCGCGGGCGTTCGGTGGCATCGCCATCGCCGCGCTCGTATTCGGTGGCGCCGCGTGCCAGGCCGGGGAAGACGACGGCGGGGACAGCGGTAGCGGTAGCAACGCCGCGTGTGGCATGAAGATCGGCTTCTTCGGCGCGCTGACCGGTGACGCGGCCGGCTTGGGTATTCACATGCGCAATGGCACCAAGCTCGCCATTGACCAGTACAACAAGGAAAACGCAGACTGCACCGCGGAGCTGGTGGAGTACGACTCGCAGGGCGACCCGGCCAAGGCGCCGGCCCTCGCGACGCAGGCCGTCGGCGACCAGAAGGTCATCGCGGTCATCGGCCCCGCGTTCTCGGGTGAGTCCGAGGTCGCCGACCCGATCTTCCAGTCGGGCAACCTGCCGACCATCACCCCGTCCGCGACCCGCCCGAGCCTGAGCACCAAGGGCTGGAGCGTCTTCCACCGCGGCGTGGGTAACGACGAGTCGCAGGGCCCGGCCGCCGGTCGGTACATCAAGAACGTGCTGAAGGCCGAGAAGGTCTACGTCGTGGACGACCAGTCGGCGTACGGCGCTGGTCTTGCCGACGAGGTCAAGAAGGTCATCGGCACCCCGGTCGGCGAGGACAAGGTCCAGGTCAAGCAGACCAACTTCTCCGCGGTCGTGACCAAGATCCGTAACTCCGGCGCCACGGCGCTGTTCTTCGGTGGCTACTACACCGAGGCGGGCCTGCTGCTCAAGCAGCTCAAGGGTGCGGGCTGGCAGGGCACGATGATCGCTGGTGACGGCGTCAACGACGCCAACTTCATCACGGTCGCCGGCCAGGCGGTGGCCGAGGGCACGATCCTGACCTGCCCCTGCGCGCCGGCCACGGCCGCCAAGGGCACGTTCGTGACCGACTACAAGGCCGCGTTCGACAACGCCGAGCCGGGCACCTACGCGGACGTGTCGTTCGACATCACCAAGATCGTGCTCGAGGGCCTGAAGGACGGCAAGGCGACGCGTGCCGACATGCTGTCCTGGATCAAGGCCTACAACAAGGCGGGTACGGCCACGGGTGTGACCTACAAGTTCGAGAGCAACGGCGAGCTTGACCCCACCCAGGTCATCGTCTGGGCGTTCAAGGTGCAGGCCGGAAAGGTTGTTCCGGACGTGGAGATCCCGAAGGCCTGA
- a CDS encoding branched-chain amino acid ABC transporter permease: MDFDGLLRDFPDLTTTGLEQGAIYALVALGYTLVYGVLRLINFAHSEVFMIGTVAALGTWQAIGYNQNSSVSGIGTVLLLLLAGLLAAVVASTLTAVAVERVAYRPLRRRNAPPLAFLITAIGASFVLFEAVGLFSDDLGIGGERGPFGMVDVIASKDVINIGAWHITNTQLLVILSAVGMLVALDLFINRSRLGRGIRAVAQDPDTAALMGVNKDRVILLVFVLGGIMAGAAALLWNVTYAFSRFDVGFLIGLKAFSAAVLGGIGNLRGALVGGLLLGVVENYASGLFGGEWKDFTGFVVLIVLLMFRPTGLLGESLGRARA; this comes from the coding sequence TTGGACTTCGACGGCTTGCTGCGGGACTTCCCCGACCTGACCACCACAGGCCTCGAGCAGGGCGCCATCTACGCGCTCGTCGCTCTTGGCTACACGCTGGTGTACGGTGTCCTGCGCCTCATCAACTTCGCGCACTCCGAGGTCTTCATGATCGGCACGGTTGCCGCTCTGGGGACCTGGCAGGCGATTGGCTACAACCAAAACTCATCTGTCAGCGGGATCGGGACCGTCCTGCTCCTCCTCCTCGCCGGCCTCCTAGCCGCCGTGGTGGCCTCCACACTGACCGCGGTCGCGGTGGAACGGGTGGCCTACCGGCCGCTCCGCCGCCGCAACGCCCCACCTCTGGCGTTCCTGATCACCGCGATCGGCGCGTCGTTCGTCCTCTTCGAGGCGGTCGGCCTCTTCAGCGACGACCTCGGCATCGGCGGTGAGCGGGGACCGTTCGGGATGGTGGACGTCATCGCCTCCAAAGACGTGATCAATATTGGCGCGTGGCACATCACCAACACGCAGCTGCTGGTGATCCTCTCCGCGGTCGGCATGCTGGTCGCCCTCGACCTCTTCATCAACCGCAGCCGGCTCGGCCGGGGCATCCGCGCGGTGGCTCAGGACCCGGACACCGCGGCGCTGATGGGCGTCAACAAGGACCGGGTGATCCTGCTCGTCTTCGTGCTCGGCGGCATCATGGCCGGCGCCGCCGCCCTGCTCTGGAACGTCACCTACGCCTTCAGCCGCTTCGACGTCGGCTTCCTGATCGGCCTGAAGGCGTTCTCCGCGGCGGTCCTGGGCGGCATCGGCAACCTGCGCGGCGCGCTGGTCGGCGGCCTGCTCCTCGGCGTGGTGGAAAACTACGCATCCGGATTGTTCGGCGGCGAGTGGAAGGACTTCACCGGCTTCGTCGTGCTCATCGTGCTGCTGATGTTCCGGCCCACGGGCCTGCTGGGCGAGTCGCTCGGGAGGGCTCGGGCATGA